Proteins encoded in a region of the uncultured Paludibaculum sp. genome:
- a CDS encoding M48 family metallopeptidase, translating into MIRRLPFTLPVLLGLIVPTVWADPPKTDDSKTDSSQTEKKKTSNKNKKKDPDAIGDRDVGKGMNWYSIEKEIAMGKQYAMEIERQAKIVDDPVIAEYVNRVGQNLVRNSDCKVPVTIKVIDTDEPNAMALPGGFFFVNTGLITLAENESEVAGVMGHEIAHIAARHGTKQATRGNLVNLATIPLIFMGGWTGYGIRQAVSLAIPLGFLQFSRAFESEADLLGLQYMYKAGYDPNGFVDFFERLESLNKRKPGAVSKIFSSHPPTGDRITTAQKNISDLLKEKPEYVITTSEFEDVKNRLLSMNNRRRVGSTPEDANRPTLRKSPGGGTDPIDGDGSDKKPTKEESDERPTLKRRN; encoded by the coding sequence ATGATCAGGCGCCTTCCGTTCACTCTGCCCGTTCTGCTGGGCCTCATTGTACCCACGGTCTGGGCCGACCCGCCCAAGACTGACGATTCGAAGACCGACAGCAGCCAGACCGAAAAGAAGAAGACCAGCAACAAGAACAAAAAGAAGGACCCTGACGCCATCGGTGACCGCGATGTCGGCAAGGGCATGAACTGGTATTCCATCGAAAAAGAGATCGCCATGGGCAAGCAGTACGCCATGGAGATCGAGCGCCAGGCCAAGATCGTCGACGACCCCGTGATCGCCGAGTATGTGAACCGTGTCGGCCAGAACCTTGTCCGGAACTCCGACTGCAAAGTGCCGGTGACCATCAAGGTGATCGATACGGACGAACCCAATGCAATGGCGCTGCCCGGCGGCTTCTTCTTCGTGAACACGGGCCTGATCACTCTCGCGGAGAACGAGAGCGAGGTCGCCGGGGTGATGGGTCACGAGATCGCGCACATCGCCGCGCGCCACGGCACGAAGCAGGCCACCCGCGGCAATCTGGTGAACCTGGCCACCATCCCGCTCATCTTCATGGGCGGCTGGACCGGCTACGGCATCCGGCAGGCTGTGTCGTTGGCTATTCCCCTGGGCTTCCTGCAGTTTTCCCGCGCCTTTGAATCCGAGGCCGATCTGCTGGGCCTGCAGTACATGTACAAGGCGGGCTACGATCCAAACGGGTTCGTCGACTTCTTCGAACGGCTGGAGTCGCTGAACAAGCGCAAACCAGGCGCCGTATCCAAGATCTTCAGTTCGCATCCACCCACCGGCGACCGTATCACCACCGCCCAGAAGAACATTTCTGATCTGTTGAAGGAAAAGCCCGAGTACGTGATCACGACCTCTGAGTTTGAGGACGTGAAGAACCGGCTGCTGTCGATGAACAATCGCCGGCGCGTGGGTTCGACTCCTGAGGACGCCAACCGCCCGACGCTGCGGAAATCGCCCGGCGGCGGAACGGATCCCATCGACGGCGATGGCAGCGACAAAAAGCCCACCAAGGAAGAATCCGACGAGCGGCCTACGCTCAAGCGCCGCAACTAA
- a CDS encoding aminotransferase class V-fold PLP-dependent enzyme, producing the protein MGYIDLGSQEICTQYRSEFPVTDNLVYLNHAAVAPLARRASDAMKWLADDGLHYGSLHYDKWLASYDGLRAATARLIHAEPAEIAIVKNTSEGIATVALGLDWKPGDKIVAFHEEFPANFYIWKKLEEWKGVRVEWLSYLDPLDKIEDAARGAKLLAISFVQYLSGYRADLEALGQICKRHGVFFFVDAIQGLGAFPLDVRKMNIQALAADGHKWLLGPEGNGVLYVQQDWQDRIEPVEFGWTTVAGFTDYASRDMSVRRDAGRYECGTLNTIGCFGLWKSTELILEVGIDRIAPQVQALGDQIANGARAKGYEVLGERTPATGAGIVSIRKPGVDARVTHAHLKSKGIITAPRQGWVRMSPHFYIAPADIDRMLGELPE; encoded by the coding sequence ATGGGTTACATAGATTTAGGGTCGCAGGAAATCTGCACCCAATACCGTTCGGAATTCCCGGTTACCGACAACCTAGTCTACCTGAATCACGCAGCGGTGGCGCCCCTGGCCCGGCGCGCGTCCGATGCCATGAAGTGGCTGGCGGACGACGGACTGCACTACGGCTCCCTGCACTACGATAAGTGGCTTGCCTCCTATGATGGCCTGCGTGCGGCTACGGCCCGCCTGATTCACGCCGAACCGGCCGAGATCGCCATCGTCAAGAACACCAGCGAAGGGATTGCCACGGTTGCCTTGGGGCTCGATTGGAAGCCGGGCGACAAGATCGTTGCCTTCCACGAGGAATTTCCAGCTAACTTCTACATCTGGAAGAAGTTGGAAGAATGGAAGGGTGTCCGCGTGGAGTGGTTGTCCTACCTGGACCCGCTCGACAAGATCGAAGACGCCGCGCGCGGAGCCAAGCTGCTCGCCATCAGCTTCGTCCAGTATCTCAGCGGCTATCGGGCCGACCTGGAGGCGTTGGGTCAGATCTGCAAACGCCACGGCGTCTTCTTTTTTGTCGATGCCATCCAGGGCTTGGGCGCATTCCCCCTCGACGTCCGAAAGATGAACATCCAGGCCTTGGCCGCGGACGGTCACAAGTGGCTGCTGGGTCCCGAAGGAAACGGTGTTCTCTACGTCCAGCAGGATTGGCAGGATCGCATTGAGCCCGTTGAGTTTGGCTGGACCACGGTGGCCGGCTTCACCGACTACGCATCGAGGGACATGTCCGTCCGGCGGGATGCCGGCCGCTATGAGTGCGGGACGCTGAACACCATTGGCTGCTTCGGGCTATGGAAGTCCACTGAGCTCATTCTCGAGGTTGGCATCGACCGCATCGCACCCCAGGTCCAGGCTTTGGGTGACCAGATCGCCAACGGCGCACGCGCCAAGGGGTACGAAGTCCTGGGCGAGCGGACACCCGCCACCGGAGCCGGCATTGTCTCCATCCGCAAGCCCGGTGTCGACGCCCGCGTCACTCACGCCCACCTGAAGTCGAAGGGCATCATCACGGCTCCGCGCCAGGGTTGGGTTCGGATGTCACCGCATTTCTACATCGCCCCGGCCGACATCGATCGAATGCTGGGCGAACTGCCGGAGTAG
- a CDS encoding glycosyltransferase, translating into MNTPERILVAFASGSEDLIETLLDQFETVGPGLPLYVVAEFPPPRGRWIPWFVGRTLEHNRARVQDALRGKQVVYAAILLQPRMPYWPMRLAGLLLAPTRILCFNENLDHFALHPRAATAILRHLLWRTRNFVRWETQPGGWTYTQIWRIFHPWAYKRQIYCNLALAAGALAASKKSTLPPKPDPQPGPPRPEGISVVVPSRSGRDLLATLLPGLMRELQGFENEVIVSDNGSDDGTASWLANEYPSIVVEWNETPLSFAEAVNRGIRRARFSHTCLLNNDMVLEPGFFGPLRNAFDRVPDLFCATAQIFFPEGVRREETGKAIWWTHGPPVDFPVWCDTPIEGEDLSYVLYGSGGCSLYNTAKLLQVGCVGEVFKPAYVEDLDLGYRGWVRGWPTVFVSGAKLVHHHRSTTKRYFTEDQIQTAVEVNHLRFLARSVANPQLFSRLWKQAIGRLNLYAAQEPPVPWVFPTLRAARSVNQWVEPAPPHPGDEELALALATGDACSFPGRTRDRSKPLVIVASSYIPFPLSHGGAVRIYNLMKAAAGEYDQVLIAFCDTAETPAPEILELCHEVILVRREGSHLRPLTERPDVVEEHDSAVFRAVLREMIRKHRPDVIQLEFTQMGLYARDCGAVPTILVEHDVTVDLYTQLLREHEDWETAQQLTRWQRFERQTWRDVSCVVTMSEKDRAVVEGARRVVVLPNGVDLQRFQPSGQEPEPGRLLFIGSFAHLPNLLALDFFLREAWPALEAVGARLHVISGSRAEHYQELHQDRVKLDLERPGIEVEGFVSDVRPAYHRAELVIAPLLASAGTNIKIMEAMAMAKAVVSTPAGVNGLDVNPGRDVLVVQTGAQMAQVIQSLLRDPERRRRIGAEARRTVEARYSWDAVAQVQSALYRSLIREP; encoded by the coding sequence GTGAACACCCCGGAACGCATCCTCGTTGCATTCGCGTCCGGATCGGAAGATCTGATCGAAACATTGCTCGACCAGTTCGAAACGGTCGGCCCGGGGTTGCCGCTGTATGTGGTGGCCGAGTTTCCTCCACCGCGCGGCCGGTGGATTCCCTGGTTTGTAGGCCGGACGCTGGAGCACAACCGGGCCCGGGTCCAGGATGCACTGCGCGGGAAGCAGGTCGTCTACGCAGCCATTCTGCTACAGCCGCGCATGCCTTACTGGCCCATGCGGCTGGCCGGACTGCTGCTGGCACCCACCCGAATCCTCTGCTTCAACGAGAATCTCGATCACTTCGCGTTGCACCCCCGCGCCGCCACGGCCATCCTGCGGCATCTGCTGTGGCGCACCCGCAACTTCGTCCGCTGGGAGACGCAGCCCGGCGGCTGGACCTATACGCAGATCTGGCGGATCTTCCATCCCTGGGCCTACAAGCGGCAGATTTACTGCAATCTGGCGCTGGCGGCCGGCGCACTGGCGGCTTCGAAGAAAAGTACCCTGCCGCCGAAGCCCGATCCGCAGCCCGGACCGCCACGGCCGGAGGGGATCAGCGTGGTGGTGCCTTCGCGCAGCGGACGCGATCTCCTGGCCACGCTGCTGCCCGGGCTGATGCGGGAATTGCAGGGCTTCGAGAACGAAGTAATCGTCAGCGACAACGGCAGCGACGATGGCACCGCGAGCTGGCTGGCCAACGAGTATCCGTCGATCGTCGTCGAATGGAATGAGACGCCGCTGAGCTTCGCCGAGGCTGTGAACCGGGGCATCCGCCGGGCACGGTTTTCTCACACCTGCCTGCTGAACAACGACATGGTGCTGGAGCCCGGCTTCTTCGGGCCGTTGCGAAACGCTTTCGACCGAGTGCCGGATCTGTTCTGCGCCACTGCCCAGATCTTCTTCCCCGAAGGAGTCCGGCGCGAGGAGACGGGCAAGGCAATCTGGTGGACCCACGGCCCACCGGTCGACTTTCCCGTCTGGTGCGACACGCCCATTGAGGGAGAGGACCTCAGCTACGTGCTGTACGGCAGCGGTGGCTGCTCGCTCTACAACACAGCCAAGCTGTTGCAGGTGGGTTGCGTCGGTGAGGTGTTCAAACCCGCCTATGTCGAGGATCTCGACCTGGGCTACCGGGGTTGGGTGCGCGGGTGGCCCACGGTCTTCGTGTCGGGCGCCAAACTGGTGCACCACCACCGCAGCACCACCAAACGCTACTTCACGGAAGATCAGATTCAGACTGCGGTGGAAGTGAACCACCTGCGCTTCCTGGCGCGTAGCGTGGCGAATCCCCAGTTGTTCAGCAGGCTGTGGAAGCAGGCCATCGGCCGGCTGAATCTGTACGCGGCGCAGGAACCGCCCGTGCCGTGGGTCTTTCCCACGCTGAGGGCCGCGCGATCTGTCAACCAGTGGGTGGAGCCGGCACCTCCTCATCCCGGGGATGAAGAGCTAGCCCTGGCCTTGGCGACCGGCGATGCCTGCAGCTTTCCCGGACGAACCCGGGACCGAAGCAAGCCGCTGGTGATTGTCGCCAGCTCTTATATCCCTTTCCCGCTGTCCCATGGTGGGGCCGTGCGCATCTACAACCTGATGAAGGCGGCAGCGGGAGAGTACGACCAGGTACTCATCGCGTTCTGCGATACGGCCGAGACGCCCGCGCCGGAGATCCTCGAACTGTGCCATGAAGTGATCCTCGTCCGTCGCGAGGGCTCGCATCTGCGGCCACTCACCGAACGGCCTGATGTCGTCGAAGAGCATGACAGCGCGGTGTTCCGGGCCGTCCTGCGGGAGATGATCCGCAAACACAGGCCGGACGTGATTCAACTGGAGTTCACGCAGATGGGACTCTACGCGCGCGACTGCGGAGCAGTGCCCACCATCCTGGTGGAGCACGACGTGACCGTGGATCTCTATACGCAACTGCTGCGCGAGCACGAAGACTGGGAGACCGCCCAGCAACTGACGCGCTGGCAACGCTTCGAGCGGCAGACCTGGCGGGATGTCTCGTGCGTGGTGACCATGTCGGAGAAAGACCGGGCCGTGGTCGAGGGTGCGCGGCGCGTCGTCGTGCTACCCAATGGCGTCGATTTGCAGCGGTTTCAGCCGTCGGGGCAGGAGCCGGAACCCGGGCGCCTCCTCTTCATCGGTTCGTTCGCCCATCTGCCGAATCTGCTCGCCCTCGACTTCTTTCTGCGCGAGGCCTGGCCGGCACTGGAAGCGGTGGGCGCCAGACTCCACGTCATCAGCGGGTCACGGGCGGAGCATTACCAGGAACTCCACCAGGACCGTGTGAAACTCGATCTCGAACGCCCCGGCATCGAGGTGGAAGGGTTCGTCAGCGACGTGCGGCCGGCTTACCACAGGGCCGAATTGGTGATCGCCCCGCTGCTGGCCAGCGCGGGTACGAACATCAAGATCATGGAAGCCATGGCCATGGCCAAAGCCGTTGTCTCGACGCCCGCCGGCGTAAATGGGCTCGACGTGAATCCGGGCCGCGACGTACTGGTGGTGCAAACCGGGGCTCAGATGGCGCAGGTCATCCAGAGCCTGCTGCGCGATCCGGAGAGACGGCGCCGGATCGGGGCCGAAGCGCGGCGCACCGTGGAGGCGCGCTATAGCTGGGATGCCGTGGCCCAGGTGCAATCAGCGCTGTACCGTTCTCTGATCAGAGAGCCTTAG
- a CDS encoding DinB family protein, translated as MKCIILAATAVCLCSSLLPAQTANPLSTELKQMYTGVKNNLTRSAEKMPEDDYSFKATADIRSFGQLIAHVADSQARTCSTLAGEPKQLGAASKTSKAELVAALKESFAMCDAVVDGLTDAKAAEMVKLGRGERSRLGALAGMVSHSNEEYGYLCVYMRLKGVVPASSEPRK; from the coding sequence ATGAAGTGCATCATTCTCGCCGCGACCGCGGTTTGCCTGTGCAGCAGTTTGCTGCCGGCGCAGACTGCAAACCCACTGAGTACCGAGCTGAAACAGATGTACACGGGTGTGAAGAACAACCTCACACGCTCGGCTGAGAAGATGCCGGAGGACGACTATTCGTTCAAGGCGACCGCCGACATCCGGTCGTTCGGCCAGTTGATTGCGCACGTGGCGGATTCGCAGGCGCGGACCTGTTCGACACTGGCAGGAGAACCGAAGCAACTGGGCGCGGCTTCAAAGACCTCGAAAGCCGAACTGGTGGCCGCGTTGAAGGAGTCGTTCGCCATGTGTGACGCGGTGGTGGACGGGCTCACCGACGCCAAGGCCGCGGAGATGGTGAAACTGGGACGCGGCGAGCGTTCTCGACTGGGCGCGCTGGCCGGCATGGTGTCACACTCAAATGAGGAGTATGGCTATCTCTGCGTGTATATGCGGCTCAAGGGTGTGGTGCCGGCGTCGAGCGAGCCTCGGAAATAG